A single Camelus bactrianus isolate YW-2024 breed Bactrian camel chromosome 1, ASM4877302v1, whole genome shotgun sequence DNA region contains:
- the TFF1 gene encoding trefoil factor 1: protein MEPKVICVLVMALALALGSLAQSEGETCQVHPNSRSNCGYSGITATDCEKKGCCFDNKVMGVPWCFYPEPVGDPTDEEC, encoded by the exons ATGGAGCCCAAGGTGATCTGCGTCCTGGTCATGGCCTTGGCGCTGGCGCTCGGCAGCCTGGCACAGAGCGAGGGCG AGACATGTCAGGTGCACCCCAACAGCAGATCAAATTGTGGTTATTCCGGGATCACGGCGACGGATTGTGAAAAAAAAGGCTGCTGTTTTGACAACAAAGTCATGGGAGTCCCCTGGTGCTTCTATCCCGAGCCCGTTGGTGACCCTACAGACG AGGAGTGCTAG
- the TFF2 gene encoding trefoil factor 2: MGPRGAGLLAALLALGLSAPAGAQKPDPCQCSRISPANRENCGFPGISSDQCFTRGCCFNSDVPGVPWCFEPLPKQELEECVMEVSARKDCGFPGISPENCTARECCFSDAIRDVPWCFFPLSVEDCHY, encoded by the exons ATGGGACCCCGTGGCGCGGGGCTCCTGGCGGCGCTGCTCGCGCTGGGGCTGAGCGCCCCGGCCGGGGCCCAGAAGCCCG ACCCCTGCCAGTGTTCCCGCATCAGCCCTGCCAACCGGGAGAACTGCGGCTTCCCTGGCATCTCCAGCGACCAGTGCTTCACCAGGGGCTGCTGTTTCAACTCCGACGTCCCCGGGGTCCCCTGGTGCTTCGAGCCCCTCCCAAAGCAAG AGTTGGAGGAGTGCGTCATGGAGGTCTCCGCCCGCAAGGACTGTGGCTTCCCGGGCATCAGCCCCGAGAACTGCACGGCTCGGGAGTGCTGCTTCTCCGACGCCATCCGGGATGTGCCCTGGTGCTTCTTCCCGCTCTCCGTGGAAG ACTGTCATTATTAA